A window of Pusillimonas sp. T7-7 contains these coding sequences:
- a CDS encoding multidrug efflux RND transporter permease subunit produces MNLSRLFILRPVATTLAMVALLVSGILAYRLLPVSALPQVDYPTIQVSTLYPGASPDVMAALVTSPLERQLGQMPGLTQMTSSSSGGSSLITLQFDLDLPLDVAEQEVQAAINAASNLLPGDLPAPPIYNKVNPADTAVISLAVTSPTLPLYEVRDLIDIRVAQKLSQISGVGLVSITGGQRPAVRIQANPRALAAHGLTLASLRSAIVGANVNQPKGNLDGPERSTTINVNDQLRSVDDYQQLIVAYENGAALRLQDVAQTREDAENIRQAAWIGQTPAILLNIQRQPGANVIEVVDQVKALLPSLQQALPVGVDVSVATDRTQTIRDSIEHVQIEMLLAVMLVVLVTFVFLRTWTATFIPSIVVPLSLVGTFGIMYLAGFSVNNLTLMALTIATGFVVDDAIVMIENIARYIEKGESALNAALKGSAQIGFTLVSLTLSLIAVLIPLLFMSDVIGRLFREFAITLAVAILLSLLISLTLTPMMCARLLKAESEIKHSRFQLALGQYMDRLTHAYDGGLKWVLRHQALTLWVALGTFLLTALLYAMVPKGFFPQQDTGLIQAISQGPQTVSFSAMAQRQKGVVERILQDPDVSAVTSFIGIDGTNATLNTGRMQIALKPIGERSATASAIIERLNQDLASLPDMQVFMQPVQDLTVDDRVSRTQYQMTLSDPDHALLLEWTPKLVDALRELPELRGVVDDLQSSGLQATVVIDRDAAARLGVTNAVIDDALYDAFGQRLISTIFTQSSQYRVVLEVAPQFRQDPQALAHIYIPTTSGTPVPLSSVARIEQSSSLLSVERLGQFPATTISFNLAPGVALSDAVLAVRQGQAELSMPASLDLRFQGAARAFQASLDSTLWLMLAAVAVMYIVLGILYESYIHPITILSTLPSAAIGALLALLLTGSDLDMIGVIGIILLIGIVKKNAIMMIDFALDAERSRGLAPRAAIHEAALLRFRPILMTTLAALFSAIPLMLATGSGSELRQPLGLVMVGGLLCSQVLTLFTTPVIYLMFDRLSRGKRGRYRTQSAEGGSAQ; encoded by the coding sequence GTGAATTTGTCACGCTTATTCATCCTCAGGCCGGTAGCCACGACGCTGGCCATGGTTGCATTGCTTGTTTCAGGCATATTGGCCTACCGCTTGCTGCCGGTGTCGGCCTTGCCGCAAGTTGATTACCCGACCATACAGGTATCTACTTTGTATCCGGGCGCCAGCCCTGACGTCATGGCGGCGCTGGTGACTTCGCCGCTGGAGCGTCAGCTTGGGCAAATGCCGGGGCTTACGCAAATGACCTCGTCCAGTTCAGGCGGTTCTTCGCTCATTACCCTGCAATTTGACCTGGACTTGCCGCTGGATGTGGCCGAACAGGAGGTCCAGGCGGCCATCAACGCTGCTTCCAATCTGCTGCCCGGCGATTTGCCGGCGCCTCCTATCTACAACAAGGTCAACCCGGCTGACACGGCAGTGATCAGTCTGGCGGTGACGTCGCCGACCTTGCCGCTCTATGAAGTGCGCGACCTGATCGACATACGGGTTGCACAGAAGCTGTCGCAGATATCGGGCGTGGGTCTGGTCAGCATTACCGGCGGGCAGCGTCCAGCGGTACGCATACAGGCCAATCCACGGGCCCTGGCGGCCCATGGGCTCACGTTGGCCAGCTTGCGCTCCGCCATCGTCGGGGCCAACGTCAATCAGCCCAAGGGCAATCTGGACGGCCCTGAGCGCTCGACCACCATCAACGTCAACGATCAGTTGCGATCGGTTGACGATTATCAGCAGCTGATCGTGGCCTACGAGAACGGTGCGGCGCTGCGCCTGCAGGACGTGGCGCAAACACGGGAAGATGCCGAGAACATTCGTCAGGCTGCCTGGATAGGCCAGACCCCCGCCATTCTGCTGAACATACAGCGCCAACCGGGCGCCAATGTGATCGAGGTGGTGGACCAAGTCAAGGCCTTGCTGCCGTCGCTCCAGCAGGCCTTGCCGGTGGGTGTGGACGTCAGTGTTGCCACCGACCGGACTCAAACCATACGTGACTCCATTGAGCATGTGCAGATCGAGATGCTGTTGGCCGTGATGCTGGTGGTGCTGGTGACCTTTGTTTTTTTGCGCACCTGGACCGCCACCTTTATTCCCAGCATTGTTGTGCCGCTGTCGCTGGTGGGCACTTTCGGCATCATGTATTTGGCGGGCTTCAGTGTCAACAACCTGACGCTCATGGCCTTGACCATCGCCACAGGCTTTGTGGTGGACGATGCCATTGTCATGATAGAAAACATTGCGCGCTACATCGAGAAAGGCGAAAGTGCGCTGAACGCCGCCTTGAAGGGGTCGGCCCAGATAGGCTTTACCCTGGTGTCGCTGACCTTGTCACTCATTGCCGTGTTGATCCCGCTGTTGTTCATGAGTGATGTGATCGGTCGGCTGTTCAGGGAATTCGCCATTACGCTGGCCGTGGCCATTTTGCTGTCGCTGCTTATTTCCCTGACCCTCACACCCATGATGTGCGCCCGTCTGCTCAAGGCGGAATCAGAAATCAAGCACAGCCGCTTCCAGCTTGCCCTGGGCCAGTATATGGATAGATTGACCCATGCTTACGACGGCGGTTTGAAGTGGGTATTGCGCCATCAGGCACTGACCTTGTGGGTGGCGCTGGGTACGTTTTTGCTCACGGCACTGCTGTATGCCATGGTGCCCAAGGGATTTTTCCCGCAACAAGATACAGGCCTGATTCAGGCCATCAGCCAGGGTCCGCAAACGGTGTCGTTCAGCGCCATGGCGCAGCGCCAGAAAGGTGTGGTCGAGCGCATTTTGCAAGATCCCGATGTATCGGCGGTCACCTCTTTCATCGGGATAGACGGTACCAATGCCACACTGAATACCGGCCGCATGCAAATAGCCCTCAAGCCCATAGGCGAACGCAGCGCCACGGCAAGCGCCATCATAGAACGCCTGAATCAGGATCTGGCCTCGCTGCCCGATATGCAGGTCTTCATGCAGCCTGTGCAAGACCTGACGGTAGACGACCGGGTCAGCCGGACTCAATATCAGATGACACTGTCCGACCCCGACCATGCGTTGTTGCTTGAGTGGACCCCCAAGCTGGTGGATGCCTTGCGTGAGCTTCCGGAGTTGCGGGGCGTGGTCGACGACCTGCAAAGCAGCGGCCTGCAGGCCACCGTGGTCATAGACAGGGATGCGGCTGCGCGCCTGGGCGTTACCAATGCAGTGATCGATGACGCCTTGTACGATGCGTTTGGGCAACGCCTGATATCCACCATCTTTACCCAGTCGAGCCAGTATCGGGTCGTGCTTGAAGTGGCCCCCCAGTTCCGGCAGGATCCACAGGCCCTGGCGCACATTTACATACCGACCACATCCGGCACGCCCGTTCCGCTAAGCAGCGTTGCACGCATTGAGCAAAGCAGCTCGCTGTTGTCCGTCGAGCGCCTGGGCCAGTTTCCGGCCACAACGATATCCTTCAACCTGGCGCCTGGCGTGGCGCTGTCCGATGCAGTCCTGGCCGTTCGACAAGGGCAGGCGGAGCTGTCCATGCCCGCTTCGCTGGACCTGCGTTTTCAGGGCGCCGCCCGGGCATTCCAGGCCTCGCTGGACAGCACGCTGTGGCTGATGCTGGCGGCAGTGGCTGTTATGTACATTGTGCTGGGCATTCTGTACGAAAGCTACATTCACCCAATCACCATATTGTCGACCCTGCCTTCGGCGGCCATTGGCGCCTTGCTGGCCTTGCTGTTAACGGGGTCAGATCTGGACATGATAGGAGTGATCGGCATCATCTTGCTGATTGGTATCGTCAAGAAAAACGCCATCATGATGATTGATTTCGCGCTGGATGCAGAGCGCAGCCGCGGCCTTGCACCCAGGGCAGCCATACACGAGGCCGCCCTGTTGCGGTTCAGGCCCATACTGATGACCACCTTGGCGGCCCTGTTCAGCGCCATTCCCCTCATGCTGGCCACCGGTTCGGGCTCCGAGTTGCGCCAGCCGCTGGGCCTGGTCATGGTGGGGGGGCTGTTGTGCAGCCAGGTACTGACCCTGTTCACCACGCCTGTCATTTACCTGATGTTCGACAGACTGTCGCGGGGCAAGCGCGGGCGGTATCGCACGCAGTCTGCCGAGGGTGGATCAGCCCAATGA
- the panC gene encoding pantoate--beta-alanine ligase produces the protein MKVVHTIEELRDQLRGQLRVAFVPTMGNLHPAHLALMKLARQHGDPVVASIFVNRLQFGPNEDFDQYPRTLAADIEKLERERDVYVLFAPNEREMYPEPQNFQVQPPSDLGGILEGEFRPGFFGGVSTVVLKLFSCVQPSVAVFGKKDYQQLMVIRNMCRQFQLPVKILAHETVRDADGLALSSRNVFLQPAERAEAPQLYATLQSVQADILAGSTDIQTLEGQAVEALNSRGWNVDYVSLRRQRDLLAPRPDEVSAGEPLVILAAAKLGGTRLIDNLEVCKK, from the coding sequence TTGAAAGTCGTGCACACCATTGAAGAGTTGCGTGATCAGTTACGTGGACAGTTGCGGGTGGCTTTTGTGCCTACCATGGGCAATCTGCATCCGGCACACCTGGCCTTGATGAAGCTGGCACGCCAGCATGGCGATCCGGTGGTTGCCAGTATTTTCGTGAATCGTCTGCAATTCGGACCTAACGAGGATTTCGACCAATATCCGCGCACCCTGGCTGCCGATATCGAGAAGCTTGAACGTGAGCGCGATGTTTATGTGCTGTTTGCCCCCAACGAGCGGGAAATGTATCCGGAGCCGCAAAATTTCCAGGTGCAGCCCCCGTCTGACCTGGGCGGCATACTCGAGGGTGAATTCCGGCCGGGGTTCTTTGGCGGCGTCAGCACGGTGGTGTTGAAATTGTTTTCCTGCGTGCAGCCCAGCGTGGCGGTATTCGGCAAGAAAGACTATCAACAGCTCATGGTCATTCGCAATATGTGCCGGCAATTCCAGCTGCCGGTCAAGATACTGGCCCATGAAACCGTTCGCGATGCCGACGGACTGGCACTGTCATCGCGCAATGTGTTCTTGCAACCCGCCGAACGGGCGGAAGCCCCGCAGCTTTATGCGACCTTGCAATCCGTACAGGCCGATATTCTGGCAGGCAGCACAGATATTCAGACTCTGGAAGGGCAGGCCGTCGAGGCCTTGAACTCGCGTGGCTGGAATGTGGATTATGTTTCCTTGCGCCGTCAACGCGATTTGCTGGCCCCCCGCCCGGACGAGGTCAGCGCCGGAGAACCATTGGTGATATTGGCCGCTGCAAAACTGGGCGGCACGCGTCTGATTGACAACCTTGAAGTCTGTAAGAAGTGA
- a CDS encoding A24 family peptidase — MAVLGAAMGAWCAQAALAYARLLDAGAHADAGSLLTALRIAGRRRPAAILGDASSRVSPTLKLFSAILLVVVFGAVGVSHGFTPRACLLAVAAVMLMLLAHIDARTRLLPDALTQPMLWLGLGAAWIGWGVVPVHDAVAGAMAGYGFLWLLLQGFRLLRGIEGMGYGDLKLLAALGAWLGWQALPWVLLAACLTGIVFAMLRNKTLFPSGAYPFGPFLAAAGVAVFMAAPGLHLYFY; from the coding sequence ATGGCCGTATTGGGCGCAGCAATGGGGGCCTGGTGCGCGCAAGCCGCACTTGCCTATGCGCGTCTGCTCGATGCTGGCGCTCATGCCGATGCCGGGAGCTTGCTGACTGCTTTGCGCATTGCGGGTCGGCGCAGGCCTGCTGCAATCCTGGGCGACGCCTCCTCGCGTGTATCGCCAACCCTTAAATTGTTCAGTGCCATCTTGCTGGTCGTCGTGTTTGGAGCGGTGGGCGTCAGCCATGGATTCACGCCGCGAGCGTGCTTGTTGGCTGTAGCGGCGGTCATGCTGATGTTGCTGGCGCATATCGATGCCCGCACCCGCTTGCTGCCCGACGCCCTGACGCAGCCCATGCTGTGGCTGGGGCTGGGCGCGGCCTGGATAGGCTGGGGTGTTGTCCCCGTGCACGATGCGGTGGCCGGGGCAATGGCTGGCTATGGCTTTTTATGGTTGCTGCTGCAGGGCTTTCGCTTGCTGCGTGGTATCGAAGGCATGGGCTATGGCGATCTTAAACTGCTGGCCGCCCTGGGCGCCTGGCTGGGCTGGCAGGCCCTGCCGTGGGTACTGCTGGCAGCATGCCTGACAGGTATCGTATTTGCCATGCTTCGCAACAAAACCTTGTTTCCGTCTGGCGCCTATCCCTTCGGCCCGTTTCTGGCGGCTGCCGGCGTCGCTGTATTCATGGCGGCGCCTGGGTTACATTTGTACTTTTACTGA
- a CDS encoding MdtA/MuxA family multidrug efflux RND transporter periplasmic adaptor subunit has product MSDSYSEPSRPRKYWPWLVILLLLAASVYWFFGKDSTPQSQGGGTFFGRGAMSSMSVPVKVATAEIGPINYTLKAIGTVTAFNTVTVRSRVDGELQKIAFRDGQKVQAGDLLAQIDPRTYQNELDQALGQQKQNEAQLVNARRDLQRYQLLYKQNSIAKQQVDAQAALVQQLLGSRKSDQAAVDSAKLQLEFTRITAPISGRLGLRKIDEGNMVNASNTDGIVTITQTQPISVLFTLPQAQLPDVLAQLRAGKTLVTDLYDRNDQKKIATGQLMSVDNQIDVATGTVSFKARFENEDETLFPNQFANVRLRVDTTQALAIPALAVQHGSVGAFVYLLDEEDKVHVQPIVVGRTDEKLIAVESGLSAGQRVVIEGVDRLREGAKVEIVQERL; this is encoded by the coding sequence ATGTCGGATTCATACTCCGAGCCGAGCCGACCACGTAAATACTGGCCCTGGCTTGTCATCCTGTTGCTGCTGGCTGCCAGTGTCTATTGGTTTTTTGGCAAAGACAGCACCCCGCAGTCCCAGGGGGGCGGGACATTTTTTGGCAGGGGCGCCATGTCGTCCATGTCGGTGCCTGTCAAGGTGGCCACGGCGGAAATCGGGCCTATCAACTACACGCTTAAAGCCATAGGCACTGTAACCGCCTTCAATACGGTAACTGTGCGCAGCCGGGTCGACGGCGAACTGCAGAAAATCGCCTTCAGAGATGGACAAAAAGTACAGGCCGGCGATCTGTTGGCCCAAATCGACCCGCGCACCTACCAGAACGAGCTGGACCAGGCGTTGGGGCAGCAGAAGCAGAACGAAGCACAGTTGGTCAATGCTCGGCGCGACCTGCAGCGCTATCAATTGTTGTACAAGCAAAATTCTATTGCAAAACAGCAGGTTGACGCCCAGGCGGCTCTGGTTCAGCAACTGCTGGGCTCACGCAAAAGCGACCAGGCGGCCGTTGACAGCGCCAAGCTGCAGCTGGAATTCACTCGCATCACGGCGCCCATCAGCGGTCGTCTGGGGCTGCGCAAGATTGATGAAGGCAATATGGTGAATGCCTCCAATACAGATGGCATTGTCACCATTACGCAAACCCAGCCGATCTCGGTGCTGTTTACATTGCCGCAAGCCCAACTGCCCGATGTGTTGGCACAACTGCGTGCCGGAAAAACGCTGGTGACCGATCTGTACGACCGCAACGACCAGAAGAAAATTGCGACCGGCCAATTGATGTCGGTGGATAACCAGATCGATGTGGCCACCGGCACGGTCAGCTTCAAGGCGCGCTTTGAAAACGAAGACGAAACCCTGTTCCCGAATCAGTTCGCGAATGTGCGCCTGCGCGTCGATACGACACAGGCGCTAGCCATACCCGCCCTGGCCGTTCAGCACGGCTCAGTGGGGGCTTTTGTTTATCTGCTTGACGAAGAAGACAAGGTGCATGTGCAGCCTATTGTTGTGGGGCGTACTGATGAAAAGCTCATCGCGGTGGAATCCGGCCTGAGTGCGGGGCAAAGGGTGGTGATCGAGGGGGTTGACCGCTTGCGTGAAGGCGCCAAAGTGGAAATCGTCCAGGAACGCCTGTGA
- a CDS encoding response regulator transcription factor: protein MADIQHPASSLFSALTPRERDVMDYVARGKPNKIIAAELGVSQRTIEAHRARIFQKMQVRNAVELAHCVLAQRS, encoded by the coding sequence GTGGCAGATATTCAGCATCCGGCCAGTTCGCTTTTTTCGGCGCTCACGCCGCGCGAGCGCGACGTCATGGATTACGTTGCGCGTGGCAAACCCAATAAAATCATTGCGGCCGAACTTGGGGTGTCACAGCGCACCATCGAAGCGCACCGAGCCCGCATTTTCCAGAAAATGCAGGTACGCAATGCCGTTGAACTGGCGCATTGCGTATTGGCCCAGCGCAGCTAA
- the coaE gene encoding dephospho-CoA kinase (Dephospho-CoA kinase (CoaE) performs the final step in coenzyme A biosynthesis.), translating into MYKIGLTGGIGSGKSKVADLLAGWGAAIVDTDVIAHDLTAPGGTAIEPIRQQFGPDVIAPTGALDRQAMRELVFESPEARHKLESIIHPMISSVTRQRASEAQGCYLVFVVPLLIESLQHSSRWRDQADRICVVDCDPATQVARVQSRSGLTPEVIARIMSAQASRADRLAAADDVVLNDGLTTVDDLAHRTRVLHDKWCELAQGRRGSLAGNRS; encoded by the coding sequence ATGTACAAAATTGGCCTGACGGGCGGCATAGGTTCCGGTAAAAGCAAGGTGGCCGACCTGCTGGCAGGGTGGGGAGCCGCCATTGTCGATACCGACGTCATTGCCCACGATCTGACTGCCCCAGGAGGTACGGCCATTGAGCCCATACGCCAGCAGTTCGGTCCGGACGTCATTGCCCCCACCGGTGCTCTCGATCGGCAGGCCATGCGCGAGCTGGTATTCGAAAGCCCGGAAGCACGGCACAAGCTTGAATCCATCATCCATCCCATGATAAGTTCCGTTACACGGCAGCGTGCCTCAGAGGCCCAGGGGTGTTATCTTGTGTTCGTTGTGCCTTTGCTGATTGAGTCTTTGCAGCACTCCAGCCGCTGGCGTGATCAGGCAGACCGAATTTGCGTCGTCGACTGTGATCCGGCAACCCAGGTGGCCAGGGTGCAGTCGCGCAGCGGGCTGACGCCGGAAGTGATTGCGCGTATCATGTCAGCACAAGCTTCGCGGGCTGATCGTCTGGCCGCCGCCGACGACGTTGTTCTTAACGATGGGCTAACCACTGTCGATGACCTCGCTCACCGCACACGCGTGCTGCACGATAAGTGGTGTGAACTGGCACAGGGCCGCCGCGGTTCGCTTGCAGGCAATCGTTCCTAG
- the zapD gene encoding cell division protein ZapD, giving the protein MILYEYPCNERVRSLLRVEHLFDRLFFFAQGSDVHHHQIAVATLFDLLDICDRNDLRGGVLQDLERQRVSLSGLRQHPGVDTEALDAMLTEIQDVAGELGTQGRIGQELRDNEWLASLRGRLAVPGGSSQVDMPSYFSWQIKSPDVRMHDLHQWVKPFLPLYKGLALILRVLRDSGDVVDVMARQGAYQEMLGGKVFQLLRVWVDTALNIFPEMSANKYVIWVRFAAQDPELKPQPVTRDVAFKLARCNV; this is encoded by the coding sequence GTGATTCTTTATGAATATCCTTGCAACGAACGCGTAAGGTCTCTGCTAAGGGTCGAGCATCTCTTTGACAGGTTGTTTTTTTTCGCTCAAGGCTCCGACGTTCATCACCATCAGATTGCGGTCGCCACCCTGTTCGATCTGCTCGATATCTGCGACCGTAACGATTTGCGGGGCGGAGTTCTGCAAGATCTCGAAAGACAACGTGTTTCGCTCAGCGGCTTGCGCCAGCATCCAGGCGTCGATACCGAGGCGCTCGATGCGATGCTCACCGAAATTCAAGACGTGGCAGGCGAACTCGGCACGCAGGGCCGTATCGGTCAGGAACTGCGCGACAACGAGTGGCTGGCCAGCTTGCGGGGTCGCCTGGCCGTGCCGGGCGGTTCGTCGCAGGTCGATATGCCATCGTATTTTTCATGGCAAATCAAATCACCCGATGTTCGTATGCACGACCTGCATCAATGGGTCAAACCTTTTCTGCCCTTGTATAAGGGCCTGGCTCTCATCCTGCGCGTGCTGCGCGACTCGGGCGATGTTGTTGACGTCATGGCGCGCCAGGGCGCTTACCAGGAAATGCTGGGCGGCAAGGTTTTTCAGCTTTTGCGGGTTTGGGTCGATACCGCACTTAATATTTTTCCCGAAATGAGCGCCAATAAATATGTGATCTGGGTTCGTTTTGCCGCACAAGATCCCGAGCTGAAACCGCAGCCTGTCACGCGCGACGTTGCCTTCAAACTGGCTCGCTGCAACGTTTAA